In the genome of Aspergillus flavus chromosome 8, complete sequence, one region contains:
- a CDS encoding uncharacterized protein (of unknown function-domain containing protein) encodes MSSARDPQSPTFFEQRSMQPQTMAQTPISMDAPLDGLSSLSSVHFALIYIDENGKLRFEASPSIASNCQSILSPNVTDSFLRAVALSNKGDPGVIGSPRLNQEHMAGKSPMSPQSPGTSNLSRKNSMFQTHQDGHQAKRKRVSHECVVPMSINCHQKTMLPIRNHGLLRKYYEKAFESLQQINCRILAKAYIKLVEPRKQVNYPYNGRKIISGSSQQFDPELTKPAWWPSGVTHREPDHLLKAERIRLLVHILCELRSSHAICVEKLREADQSIRRQILPSERLQVLDEIYSVREEEEAFLDGKTDGQAVVCVSRVNLPDMAEAQAMGSPGSTMKTDLNPVYRKEVPDMESHTSVFPSTGSSPTSDTTKHSMASTKSTSSVSTTWDPCLPPSLPSLSTLKRTRPGESSYPLEFNTNIFQHEPPTTVSIDSHYPLKYYSEPHLGHNQHSQPLPVMGMTGTADMGCANPYYFTSY; translated from the exons ATGTCTTCTGCGC GCGATCCCCAGTCCCCAACTTTCTTTGAACAAAGGTCAATGCAACCACAGACTATG GCCCAGACACCGATATCTATGGATGCGCCGCTGGACGGCCTCTCCTCGCTGTCCTCGGTCCATTTTGCTCTCATATATATCGACGAGAATGGCAAGCTCCGGTTTGAAGCGTCGCCCTCTATTGCGAGCAACTGCCAGTCGATTCTATCTCCTAATGTAACCGATTCATTCTTGAGAGCCGTGGCCTTGTCCAACAAGGGTGACCCCGGCGTGATAG GATCTCCGAGATTAAACCAAGAACATATGGCGGGCAAAAGCCCCATGTCGCCCCAATCACCCGGCACAAGTAACTTGAGCCGCAAAAACTCAAT GTTTCAAACACACCAGGACGGTCACCAGGCCAAGAGAAAGCGGGTATCTCACGAGTGTGTGGTCCCAATGAGCATCAACTGCCACCAGAAAACCATGTTGCCTATCCGCAACCACGGTCTCCTACGTAAATACTACGAGAAGGCATTCGAGAGCCTGCAGCAGATCAACTGCCGTATTCTTGCCAAGGCGTATATAAAGCTTGTCGAGCCCCGCAAGCAGGTCAATTATCCTTATAACGGACGCAAGATCATCTCGGGCTCCTCACAGCAATTTGACCCGGAGCTTACCAAGCCTGCTTGGTGGCCATCGGGCGTCACGCATCGGGAGCCTGACCATCTGCTTAAGGCCGAGAGAATCCGACTCCTGGTACACATTCTCTGCGAACTACGCAGCAGTCACGCGATCTGCGTCGAGAAACTGAGAGAAGCCGACCAATCCATCCGCCGCCAGATCTTACCTAGCGAGCGGCTGCAAGTCCTGGACGAGATATACAGCGtccgcgaagaagaggaagccttcCTTGACGGCAAGACAG ACGGACAAGCTGTAGTCTGCGTATCCCGCGTAAACCTCCCCGACATGGCCGAAGCCCAAGCAATGGGCTCGCCAGGCTCGACCATGAAGACCGACCTCAACCCAGTCTACCGCAAAGAGGTCCCGGACATGGAATCCCACACCTCCGTCTTCCCATCCACAGGGAGCTCCCCGACAAGCGACACAACCAAGCACAGCATGGCGAGCACCAAGTCCACCAGCAGCGTGAGCACAACCTGGGACCCGTGTCTCCCGCCATCCCTACCCTCCCTAAGCACATTGAAGCGCACCCGGCCAGGCGAAAGCTCATACCCCCTGGAGTTCAATACGAACATATTTCAGCACGAGCCCCCAACCACTGTCTCCATCGACTCGCACTATCCGTTGAAATACTACAGTGAGCCGCACCTGGGCCATAACCAGCACTCGCAACCTCTCCCTGTGATGGGGATGACAGGGACAGCGGATATGGGATGTGCGAACCCGTACTATTTCACCAGTTATTAA
- a CDS encoding TPR repeat protein: protein MGQIEELPDDFDESLDLNKQTPETQDAPPAKEVETSFPVDKERAKEFEKENPGAPKMPPAMEAVRSHTTDEIADMMNKTPLFMTDIDKAKDENGENVFLDALQALQNEGTRAEVAQNFREQGNEAAKELRWIDAKEFYTKALAVIFAKVDKWEKPEDLDAEQKLLRQVEEASYINRALCNLELGNYRQCTLDCASTLKMNPKNIKAFYRSAMACLKLDKVDDAEDAAKRGLAIDPNNKSLQIAAEKAAERKAAIERVSAKRKAEEERKKQEKKLLDVALKAREIRTRTTDNPADLQDAVMHLVPDPLSPESTLEFPAVFLYPMDAQSDFIKAFSEMHSIEDHLEYIFPLPWDANNEYTIKSVDCFMETATGGLIKAGKKLPLLQILSGSKVEVVDQLVKFFIVPTAKSGQFIAEMKKRKQV, encoded by the exons ATGGGCCAGATCGAAGAACTCCCCGACGACTTCGACGAGTCGCTCGACTTGAACAAGCAGACTCCCGAGACGCAAGATGCCCCGCCGGCGAAGGAGGTAGAGACCTCATTTCCGGTGGATAAAGAGCGAGCGAAGGAAttcgagaaggagaacccGGGCGCGCCGAAGATGCCCCCTGCGATGGAGGCTGTGCGGTCGCATACTACGGACGAGATTGCGGACATGATGAACAAGACGCCGTTGTTTATGACGGATATAGACAAGGCGAAGGATGAGA ATGGCGAGAATGTCTTTCTAGATGCCCTTCAGGCGCTGCAGAATGAGGGTACGCGTGCAGAAGTCGCGCAGAACTTCCGCGAACAGGGTAACGAAGCTGCGAAGGAGTTGCGATGGATCGATGCCAAGGAGTTCTATACTAAGGCTCTTGCCGTTATCTTCGCGAAGGTTGATAAGTGGGAGAAGCCGGAGGATTTGGACGCGGAGCAGAAGTTGCTGCGCCAGGTTGAAGAGGCGTCTTATATCAATCGCGCGTTGTGTAATTTGGAGCTGG GCAATTACCGGCAATGTACGCTTGACTGTGCCTCGACCCTCAAGATGAATCCGAAGAATATCAAGGCGTTTTATCGTTCCGCTATGGCTTGTCTGAAGCTCGATAAGGTCGACGATGCTGAGGATGCGGCGAAGCGGGGCTTGGCTATTGACCCGAATAACAAGTCTCTTCAGATCGCGGCGGAGAAGGCCGCTGAGCGCAAGGCTGCCATCGAGCGCGTGTCTGCTAAGCGCaaggcggaggaagagagaaagaagcaggagaagaagttgctTGATGTTGCATTGAAGGCTAGAGAGATCAGGACTCGCACGACAGACAATCCGGCCGACCTGCAGGATGCCGTGATGCATCTTGTTCCcgaccctctctctcccgAGAGCACGCTCGAGTTCCCTGCGGTGTTTCTCTATCCCATGGATGCCCAGTCAGACTTCATCAAGGCGTTTTCTGAAATGCATAGCATTGAGGACCATCTCGAATACATCTTCCCTTTGCCGTGGGATGCGAACAATGAATATACTATTAAGAGCGTGGACTGTTTCATGGAGACTGCGACTGGAGGATTGATCAAGGCCGGGAAGAAACTGCCACTTCTGCAGATTCTTAGCGGCAGCAAGGTTGAAGTTGTGGATCAATTGGTGAAGTTTTTCATTGTGCCGACCGCGAAGAGTGGCCAATTCATTgcggaaatgaagaagaggaagcaggTTTGA
- a CDS encoding endo-1,4-beta-D-xylanase precursor yields MRFQHLTTALAVGVSAHLAQAAGLHDAAVAKGLLYFGTATDNPELTNTSYVTQLNNTGDFGQITPGNSQKWDSTEPSQNEFSFTNGDVIADLADANDQKLRCHNLVWHQQLPNWVSSGSWTNETLTAVLQNHITNVVKHYKGRCYAWDVVNEALADDGSYRDSIWYKTIGEAYIPIAFAAAAAADKDVKLYYNDYSIEWGGSKSTAAQNIVKLIQSYGGKIDGVGLQAHFTVGQTPARKDLASNLKAFTDLGVEVAYTEVDVRMETPATDANLQQQSTEFANIVGACLDTEGCVGVTIWDWTDKYSWVPSTFPGYGAACPWDENFEKKPAYQGILEVLGGEASASTSTSVSASASAPETTSAIIATTAAAVTSTSSSSISTSTSVSSSIPAAPTSSSSPSTTLATSSRTSSAIPSSSSSATPTDFIPQPSSTATGRVKVYYQCGGINYQGSTECEEGLTCKKWNPYYSQCIQA; encoded by the exons ATGCGTTTCCAGCATTTGACCACGGCTCTGGCTGTGGGTGTCTCTGCCCATCT TGCTCAAGCAGCTGGCCTGCATGACGCTGCCGTCGCAAAGGGACTGCTCTACTTCGGTACCGCAACCGATAACCCCGAGCTCACCAACACCTCCTATGTCACCCAGCTGAACAACACGGGTGACTTTGGTCAGATCACTCCTGGAAACTCGCAGAAG TGGGACTCAACCGAGCCGTCTCAGAATGAATTCTCCTTCACCAACGGCGACGTCATTGCCGATCTGGCCGACGCCAATGATCAGAAGCTGAGATGCCATAACTTGGTCTGGCACCAGCAGCTGCCTAACTGGG TTTCGAGCGGGTCCTGGACCAACGAAACCCTAACTGCCGTTCTGCAGAACCATATCACAAATGTTGTGAAGCACTACAAGGGACGATGTTACGCATGGGATGTAGTGAACGAGG CCCTGGCCGACGACGGCTCCTACCGCGACTCCATCTGGTACAAAACCATCGGCGAGGCGTACATTCCCATCGCCTTCGcagctgccgctgccgccgaCAAAGACGTGAAGCTGTACTACAACGACTACAGCATCGAGTGGGGCGGTTCCAAGTCCACCGCCGCCCAGAACATCGTCAAGCTAATCCAGTCCTACGGCGGTAAGATCGACGGTGTCGGTCTACAGGCCCATTTCACCGTCGGCCAAACCCCCGCCCGCAAGGACCTCGCCAGCAACCTGAAGGCCTTCACCGACCTCGGCGTAGAGGTCGCCTACACCGAGGTTGACGTGCGTATGGAGACCCCAGCGACGGACGCCAacctgcagcagcagagCACCGAATTCGCCAACATCGTCGGTGCTTGTCTCGATACCGAGGGCTGTGTCGGTGTTACCATTTGGGACTGGACCGACAAGTACTCCTGGGTGCCCAGCACATTCCCAGGCTACGGCGCTGCCTGCCCCTGGGACGAGAACTTTGAGAAGAAGCCCGCTTACCAGGGCATTTTGGAGGTTTTGGGAGGTGAGGCTTCTGcttctacttctacttctgtgtctgcttctgcttctgcacCTGAGACCACTTCCGCCATTATCGCTACCACTGCTGCCGCTGTCAcctctacttcttcttccagcatCAGCACCAGCACAAGCGTCAGCTCCAGCATTCCTGCCGCTCCTACTTCTTCCAGCTCTCCCAGCACTACCCTGGCCACCTCATCCAGAACTTCCTCCGccattccttcctcctcttcttcagccacGCCAACTGACTTCATCCCTCAGCCTAGTTCAACCGCCACCGGCCGCGTCAAGGTCTACTACCAGTGCGGCGGTATTAACTACCAGGGTAGCACGGAGTGCGAGGAGGGTCTGACCTGCAAGAAGTGGAACCCTTACTATTCGCAGTGTATCCAAGCCTAA